The genomic window CGAGCAGGATTTCTTGGGCGGGGGAGAAGACTTGGAGCGCGTCATCTGGTGGTGCCCACGCTGCCAGCCGGGCTAGTCGTGCTCGGCGCGCCTTTTCACGGAGCGGCGGACCAAGTAGACGATCACCGCCACCACCGCGAGAGCGAGGATGATGTACACGACCGTCGAATACTGGTCGATGTACTGCGCCACCACGTCGTAACGCGCTCCGAGCCAGACGCCCAACCCGATCAGCAGCGCATTCCACAGCGCCGAACCACCCGCCGTCCAGGCGGTGAACTTGAGGAAATTCATCCCGTCGATGCCCGCCGGGATGGAGATCAGCGAGCGGACCCCGGGGATGAGCCGGCCGAAAAACACCGACGCGGACCCGTACTTGTCGAACCAGCCCAAGGCCTTGTCCACGTCGCCCGGTTCCACCAGCCACATCCAGTCGGCGATCTTGCGCAACCGGTCCGCGCCGATCGCCTGCCCC from Corynebacterium maris DSM 45190 includes these protein-coding regions:
- a CDS encoding DedA family protein → MLDSIVEWVVSLMELLGAPGVGIAILLENLFPPIPSEVVLPLAGFTVTAGDLSFWSTFLWATAGSVLGAWLLYWVGQAIGADRLRKIADWMWLVEPGDVDKALGWFDKYGSASVFFGRLIPGVRSLISIPAGIDGMNFLKFTAWTAGGSALWNALLIGLGVWLGARYDVVAQYIDQYSTVVYIILALAVVAVIVYLVRRSVKRRAEHD